The nucleotide window CGGATATTCTCGCCGTTCTGTCGGCGGTCCTGCGCGACCCATCACAGATCGGACCGCTCGTGCACCTCGCGCGCGATTCCGGACGGGCCTTCGCCGCGTTGAAACGCTGTCGGGGCCTGCTCGGTCCCGGCCTCGGCATCCCGTAGTAAGACCGTTCGGGTGGCTCTCGACGAAGAAGCCCGCGACACGGCGTGTCGCGGGCTTCTTTGTTGTCTTCTGCGACGCCGGACGACCCGGCGCGTATCCGCCTCAGGCCGCGGTGCGGTTCCGGGCTTCGCGCTTGGTGTCGACGCCGGAGGCTTTGATCTCGGACAGCTTCTGGGCGACGTTGCGCGAGAACACGAACTCGGCCGGGCGCTGGTTCTCCAGGCTGACCTCGGGGGCCATCTCGCCCTCGGTCTTGATGCCGCGAATGGCGTGGATCAGCGGCTTCCACGGCTTCTTCACGGAATCGACCACCGAGGAGGCCTCGTAGCCGGAATGGACCATGCAGTCGGCGCACTTCTCGTAGTTGCCGGTGCCGTAGGAATCCCAGTCGGTCTCCTCCATCAACTCCTTGAAGGTGGCCGCGTAGCCCTCGCCGAGCAGGTAGCAGGGTTTCTGCCAGCCGAACACGGTGCGGGTCGGGTTGCCCCACGGGGTGCAATGGTAGGTCTGGTTGCCGGCCAGGAAGTCGAGGAACAGGCCCGACTGCTGGAAGGTCCAGTTCTGGCGGCCCTTCTCCTTGCCGTGGCGGAACACGCCGCGGAACAGGTCCTTCGTCGCCTTACGGTTGAGGAAGTGCTGCTGGTCGGGGGCGCGCTCGTAGGCGTAGCCGGGGGAGACGGTAATGCCGTCGATGCCGAGCTTCGTCACGGTGTCGAAGAAGTCGGCGATCTTGTCGGCCGAGGAATTGTTGAAGAAGGTGCAGTTGATGGTGACCCGGAAGCCCATCTCCTTCGCCTTGGCGATGGCCGAGACGGCCTTGTCGTAGACGCCGCGCTGGCACACCGACTGATCGTGCATCTCCTTGTCGCCATCGAGATGGATCGACCAGGTGAAGTACGGGCTGGGCTTGTAGTCCTTGATCTTCTTCTCGAGCAGGAGCGCGTTCGTGCACACGATCGCGAACTTCTTCTGCGCGATGATGCCCTCGACGATCTGCGGCAGATCCTTGTGAAGCAGCGGCTCGCCGCCGGCGATCACGACCATGGGTGCGCCGCACTCGCGCACGGATTCCAGGGCGTCCGCCACGGGCAGGCGCTTGTTCAGGATCTCGTCCGGATAATCGATCTTCCCGCAGCCGGCGCAGGCGAGATTGCAGCGGAACAGCGGCTCCATCATCATCACGAGCGGATAGCGCTTGCGACCGGTGAGGTGCTGCTTGAGGATGTAGCCGCCAATCTTCGCGACGTAACGGAGGGGAATACCCAAGACGCGGCTCCTTAGTTTTTGGCCCCGATATGATCGGGTGCATTACCGTGAAAAGCGGCGGAATTCCAGCGAACTAGGTAAGAACCGCCGTCGATGGACACGCCTTAGCCGGCGGGAGCCACGTGTTTGCGCGATCCTGGGACAATCCAGCCACAGGTTGATCCGTGGCGACAGCACAGACGTCGTGCAAAGTTCGGGTTCTTATCTCAAAGCCCGGAGCTTTTCCCTATTCGGTCAGGGAATGCCAGAACTGCGCCAATCGGGGCGAGTCCGGCAGAATCCTTCGTACCGCCATCTTTCCCGCGCTCAGTCACGCCGGGACCACGGTCTCTCGACCCGTCCGGGCCATGCCGCGGTGCGCCAGCGCACCTGAGCCGGCACGCGGGCGGCGGGACGACCCCCTAAAACGCCCGCGCGTTGCATTTTTACCTGCGGATCATTACGGAAACGGTCCATCGAGACGGACCGCCGCTTGCAGGAGCGCGGACGGAACCGGAGACCACACCGGCACCGATTCTTCGGGTCAGGGCGGCACGCTGCGCCGCAGGGACTCGTGGATTGCGCCGCCAGATGGTAACCGACCTTTGGACCGAGACCGGTCCCGTGCCGAGAGGATCGCCCGTCCGTCGCATCCGCGAGGCCGGCCGGTCACGTTCGGGCGGCCGCGTCGCTAGTCAGGCAGGATACTTGTGATCGAACGTCTCGTCGCGTTTTCCGTCCATCGGCGTTGGCTCGTCATCACCCTGGTGGCGATTCTCACCGTGGCAAGCGCGGCGCTTGGCGCGCACCTGTTTCGCATCAACACCGATGTTGAGCGGCTCATCGACAAGGATGTGCCCTGGCGCCAGGACGAGATCAACTACGAGAAGGCGTTTCCGCAGCGGACCGGCACTCTCGTGGCCGTGATCGACGGCAAGACGCCCGAACTCGCCGAGGAGGCCGCCGCCTCCCTCGCCAAGGCGATCCTCGCCCATCCCGACCAGATCGAGACCGTCTACCGCCCGGATGGCGGCCCGTTCTACGACAAGAACGGCTTCCTGCTGATGTCGCAGGAAGAACTGACCAAGACAATGGACCAGCTCGTCCAGCAGCAGGGCCTGCTCGGCCCGCTCGCGGCCGACCCGACCCTGCGCGGCGTCATGCGCGTGCTCGGCCTCGGCGCCAAGGGCATCAAGAGCGGCGACGCCAAACTCGAAGACCTCGACGGCCCGATGACGCGGATCGACGAGGTGCTGCGCAAGGTGCTGGCCGGCGAACCCGCCCGGCTGTCGTGGCAGCTGCTCCTCTCCAACGGCAAGGCCCAGAGCACGGAGCTGCGCAAGTTCATCATGATCCAGCCGAAACTGGATTATGCCGCGCTTCAGCCCGGCGCGGATGCGACGAAGCTCATCCGGGGGATCGCCACCGATCTGAAGATCAACACCCTCGGTGGCCTCGACGGCGTCGACAACCCGCGCATGCGCCTCACCGGCCCGGTCGCCGTCGCCGATGACGAGTTCGCCACGCTCTCGGACGACGCGCTGCTCAACAACGGCGTCACCGTGGCGGCCATCGTGCTGTTCCTGTGGCTCGCCCTGCGCTCCGGCCCGCTCGTCGTGGCGGTGATCATCACCACCTTCGCCGGCCTCATCGTCACCACCGCCCTCGGCCTTCTCATGGTCGGCGAGCTGAACCCGATCTCGGTGGCGTTCACCGCCCTGTTCGTGGGGCTCGGGATCGATTTCGGCATCCAGTTCGCCGTGCGCTACCGGGCCGACCGGTTCGAGCAGCCCGACCTGCCGAGCGCGATCCGCGCCGCCGCGCGCGGTGTCGGCTGGTCCCTGAGTCTGGCCGCCATCTCCCTTCTGGCGGGCTTCTTCGCCTTCCTGCCCACCGCCTTCCGCGGCGTGTCCGAGCTCGGCCTCATCGCCGGCGTCGGCATGATCGTGGCGTATCTGTTCTCGCTGACCCTGCTCCCGGCCCTCATCGCCGTGTTCAAGCCCAAGGGAGAGGCGCGGGCGGTGGAGACGACCTGGCTTGCCGGCGTCGATCCCTGGATCATCCGGAACCGCAAGCTCGTGCTCATCGTCGTCGGCGTGATCACGGTGGCGGGCATCCCGCTCCTGTTCAAGCTGCCGTTCGATTCCAACCCGATGCACCTGCGCAGCACCAAGGTGGAGTCGATCTCGACCTATCTCGACCTGATCAAGGACCCGGAGACCAGCCCGAACCTGATCGACGTGATCGCCCCCTCCGTGGCCGCCGTTCCGGAACTGGCCGCCAAGCTGAAGGCGCTGCCTTCGGTCGCCAAGGTCATCGACATCGACACCTTCGTGCCGCCGGATCAGGACCAGAAGCTCGCGACCATCGCGGAGACGGCCGAACTCCTCGGCCCGATCCTCAACCCCGTGCGCAAGCCGCCGCCGCCCACCGACGCCGATACCGTGAAGGCGCTGAAGGAAGCCGCCACCGCGCTCAAGAGCATCGCCACGGGCGATGCCGGCGGGGCGAAGGCCGCGGGCTCCCTTGCCGGCACCCTCGATTCGCTCGCTGTCGCGACCCCGCAGATCCGCGAGGCCGCCAACGTCGCCGTGACGACCGACCTCAAGTCCCTGCTCGTCCGCCTCCGCGGCCTGCTCGCGCCGGAGAAGGTCACCCTCACCAACATCCCGCCGGCGCTGAAGGCCGAGTGGATCGCCTCGGACGGACGGGCACGGATCGAGGTGCATCCGAGCGGGGACGCCAACGACAACCTCGTCCTGCGCCGCTTCGCCAAGGAGGTGCAGACGGTCGCCCCTCACGCGACCGGCGCGCCGGTGGCCACGACCTCGTCGAGCTACACCATCCTCGGCGCCTTCGTGCAGGCGGCGCTGACGGCCCTCGTCGCGATCTTCATCATCCTGTCGGTGGCGCTTCGCAAACCCTGGGACGTGGCGATGACGCTGGGGCCGCTGGTGCTGGCCACGCTGTGGACGCTGATGGCGCTGCACGTGGTCGGCATGCCGCTGAACTTCGCCAACATCATCGCCCTGCCGCTGATGCTCGCGGTGGGCGTGGCCTTCCACATCTACTACGTCATCGCCTGGCGGGCCGGCGTCACCGACATGCTGGCGTCGAGCCTGACGCGGGCGATCTTCTTCTCGGCTCTGACCACGGGCACGGCCTTCGGCTCGCTGGTCCTGTCGAGCCATCCCGGCACGGCGAGCATGGGCAAGCTTCTCGCCCTGTCGCTGTTCTTCACCCTCGTCGCCGCCTTCTTCGTGGTCCCGGCCTTCCTCGGGCCTCCGCCGAAGCAGCCCGACCGCAAGCGCCCCGAAGGCGACGAGGCCATGGCCGGCGTGACGCTGGCGAAGGCCGAGCGCGAGCCGATGGCGGTGAAATAGCCTCAGGATCGAGGTCATGAAAAAGGCAGGCGTCGCATCGCGCGGCGCCTGCCTTTTTTCGTCACCCGTCCTGCGACGGAAATTCTACAGGAAGTCCGAGAACCCGCCCGTCACCGCGCCTACTTTCCCGATGGCCGCGATCGCGTCCGGTGCGATCAGGGCGTCGCGCTCGGCGGCGTAGGCATAGCCCGGCGCTTCGCCGGGGAAGCCGCCGCTGGTTGCCGGGTGGGTGTAGAGTTCGGTCAGGCCGTCCGGCAGATGCTCCAGCAGACCTGCCACCCGCCGGGGCGTCATCGCGCCCGACCAGGCGAGCCCGAGGGTGCGATCCGGGATCAGCAGGCCCGCCTGACGGGCACGGACGGCGAGCAGCCCGGCCCAGGGTGCGATGTCGAGGGCCGGCTTCGGGTTCGCGCCCGGCTCGGCGGCACGGAGGATGGCGCGGGTCTCGCGCGGCACCCGCAACGCCCGCATGCCGTAGCCGCGGCCGATCGCCAGAACCCGCCCGGCGATGAGCGGATGCACGTGGAAATGCTTATGGGCGTTGACGTGGTCGAGGGGCAGGCCGGTGGCCCTGTAGGCCTCGAACTGAGCCGTGATCTCCGCCGAGAGCTGGCGGCGCGCCGACGGTTTCACCGCCAGATCGAGCCCGAGGCGACCCATGTCGCGGCGGATCAGCCCATCCGCGTCCACGAGGTCGGGCAGTTCGGCGGGCGGCAGCGTCGGCCACGCCTCGACCATGACAAGGTGGAGTCCGACGCGCAGGGAGGGCATGCGCCTGGCCCGCGCCACGGCATCGGCGGCCGCCGGGGCGGAGACCATCAGGCTCGCCGCCGTCAGGATCCCGTCGCGATGGGCCTGTTCGACGGCCTCGTTGACTTCCAGGCTCAGGCCGAAATCGTCGGCGGTGACGACGAGGCGCTTCATGCGTCTTCCTTTCAAGGCTCGGGCGCGGGGCAGCGAGCATGGCCGGCGCTCCCTGGAGGCCTCCGTCGCGAGCCCGGACCGTCCCGCTCCGACCCCGCCGAAACGGGAACGGCCGGGCTCGAGAGCCCGGCCGTGACCACAGAAGCCGATAAGTTCAGGCAGCCTTGAGTGTTCAGGCAGCCATCGAGTTCAGGCAGCTTTAGCGGTGCCCTGGCGCTCCTTGAGGAAGCGATAGAACTCGACGCCCTCGCGCAGGCGGCGCTTCATCATGTCGGGCGAGCGGACCATCTCGGAGACGATGGAAGCGATCTTCGGAGCGCGGAAGTAGAACTTCCGATAGAACTCCTCCACCGCCGCGAAGATCTCGGAATGCGAGAGGTGCGGGTAGTGCAGAGGAGCGATCTGCACGCCGTTCTCGTCGACGAGCTCGGCATTGGCGATGTCGAGCCAGCCGTTCTCCACTGCCTGCTTGTAGAGGAAAGTGCCCGGGTAGGGTGCCGCCAGCGAGGCCTGGATCGTGTGCGGGTTGATGCGCTTGGCGAAGGCGATGGTCTCCTGGATCGTCTCGCGGGTCTCGCCCGGCAGGCCGACGATGAAGGTGCCGTGGATGGCGATGCCGAGGTCGTGGCAATCCTTGGTGAACCGCTCGGCCACCTCGACGCGCATGCCCTTCTTGATGTTGTTCAGGATCTGCTGGTTGCCGGATTCGTAGCCGACGAGGAGCAGGCGCAGGCCGTTCTCCTTGAGGACCTTCAGGGTCTCGCGGGGCACGTTCGCCTTGGCGTTGCACGACCAGGTCACGCCGAGCTTGCCGAGTTCGCGGGCGATCTCTTCCGCGCGCGGCAGGTTGTCGGTGAAGGTGTCGTCGTCGAAGAAGAACTCCTTCGTCTGCGGGAACTCCTTCAGGCAGTACTTGATCTCCTCGATCACGTGCGCGACCGAGCGGGTGCGGTAGGTGTGGCCACCGACGGTCTGCGGCCAGAGGCAGAAGGTGCAGCGGCTCTTGCAGCCCCGGCCCGAGTAGAACGAGATGTAGGGGTGCTTGAGGTACCCAATGAAGTACTTCTCCATCTCGAGATCGCGCTTGTACACGCTCGTGACGAAGGGAAGCTGATCCATGTCGGTCATGATCTCGCGGTCCACGTTGTGGATCACGACACCATTGGCGTCCCGGTAGGACAGACCCTTGATCTCCGACATCGGCGTGCCGTCGGCGACTTCCTTGACGGTGAAGTCGAACTCGTTGCGGGCGCAGAAATCGATGCACGGGGCCTGGGCCATGGCGCCGGCGGCGTCGACCGCGACCTTGGCGCCGATGAGGCCGGCGATGAGCTTCGGGTTGGCGGCCTTCAGCGCCTCGACGGTCTTAACGTCGGACTTGAACGACGGCACCGAGGTGTGGAGCACGACGAGGTCGAAGTCATGGGCCTGGGCCACGATCTCGGGAAGCTTGATGTTGTGCGGGGGAGCGTCGATCAGCTTCGAGTTCGGCACCAGGGCGGCCGGCTGGGCCAGCCAAGTCGGGTACCAGAACGACTTGATCTCACGCTTGGCCTGGTAGCGGGAGCCCGCTCCGCCATCGAAACCATCGAACGTGGGAGCCTGGAGGAAGAGCGTGCGCATGGGGTTCAAGGCCTCAGCGGGAGGGCGGGAATGGGGGCGGATTCAGAGCGAAGCGAGGTTCAGAGCGGGGACGCGCCGGCATCGTGGCCGAGGCTTCGCTCCGGGATCAGCGTACCGTCCGCAACCACCCGATAATCATGACCTTTCCATGTCACCGCCCCCGACACGAAGCTCCATGAGAAGTTCATGAAGGAGAGGATGTCACGTATCGGCAACAGCCAGTAGGGGTGCGGAGCGAGGTCGAAGGCGCGCTCGAGGCGGACGCAGAGGATGATCCGGCAGGCGAGCGCCAGGGCGGCGACCGCGAGGCCGCTGGTGCCGGCGCCGGGAATCAGCGCGCCGATGAGGGCCAGCGGGAAGGCATGGGTGACGATCGAGCCGGCATAACCGGCCGGATCGACGTTGCGGATGGTGCGGTTCCAGCGCAGCTCGTGCTTCCACAGGCCGGCGAAGTCGGTGTCGACGCAGGTATGCCCGATCGTGAAGGTCGGGATCGCAACGAGGCCGCCCTTGGCGCGCAGAGCCTCGCCGACTGCGTAATCGTCCGCGAGGTCGTCGCGGAAGGCCTCGAACCCGCCCATCTCGGCGAGCGCCGCGGTGGTGAAGGCGATGGTGGAGCCGAAGCAGGGCTTGGCGAGGCCGAGCGAAGTTCCCATCACGACGTTGGGCAGGAACTGCACGTCGATGGCCAGGGCCGAGAGATGGGCCCAGATGCCGCGATGCGCCGGCACGCCGTGATAGAGGCAGGTGACGCCGTTGATGCCCGGCTGCGCCAGCTCGGCGACGATGCGTTCGAGGTAGTCGGGCTTGGCCACCATGTCGCTGTCGGCGAGGATGATCACGTCATGGGCGATCTCGGCCGACATATTGATCAGGTTGGAGACCTTGCGGTTCGAGCCGTGCTGGCGCGCATCGATGACGAGATCGAGCCGGAGGGCCGGATAGGCCTCGGCGAGGCGGCGCACCACGGCGATGGCCGGATCGGTGGCGTTCTGGACGCCGAACACGACCTGCATCGGGCCGGCGTAATCCTGGCGGCAGAAGGTCTCGAGGTTCTCGTAGAGATGGGGTTCCATCCCGCAGAGCGGCTTCAGGATGGTGACCGACGGACGCGCGGCATTCGCTGCTAGCACCGGAACGGCGCGGCGGGCGTAGCGGCTTGCCAGGAAGGCGGCCGTCAACCCGTAGACGCATCCGACCAGCGCCATGAGCTGGAACAGGAGCGACAGCCAGGTCAGGTTCGCCAAAGGCAGATCCGTCAGGGGCAGGTCCGTCAAGGTGAGGTCCATGATGGGCGAAGCTCGGTCACGGTTTGCATGAGGGTGCCGCAGGGTCGGGAAGGCGGCACGGATGGGATGGTCCGGCCAGAGCCGGCGAAGGGCGTCTGGCCTGCGTCTAAGGCTTTGGTTTGGCGGCGAGCATCGTCGCCGTTCGATCGCGGAGGAATTTCAGCAGGCCGTCCGCGCCGCCGGCCTTCAGCGGGTCGGCGAAGCTGCCCCGCATGGCGGCGACTTCGCTGACATTGCCGTTGAGGTAGACGTCCTGGATCCGGTTGCCGGAGCCGACGAGGAAATCGATCTGCGAGGCATCGCCCTCGGCGTTGGCGACCTCGGTCTGGACCACGCGGTTCTGCCCGCGCGCGTCGCTGTCGGGCTTGACGTCGAACTTGCCGCCGGCCGCCTGGGACAGGCGGGTGGCATAGGTCGCGGTGAAATACTGCTTGAAGGCTTCGGTCAGCGCACCCTGCTGCTCGGGCGTGAAGCCCTTCCATTTCGCCCCGACGGCGACCCGCGCCATGGCCGGGAAATCCATGCTCTGGTCGAGGGCCGGGCCGATGACGAGAGCCCTCCCCTTCACGCCGGCTTCGGGCGCCTTGAGCGCACCCTCGAAGCTGGCATAGAGCCCGCGCACGGTCTGCACGGCCGCATCCTCCGCGGCGCGCGCGGGGCTTCCCGAGAGGAGAAGCCCCGGCAGTACGGCGAAGGCAAGAAGGGTCGAGGCGACGAGCCCCGAGGCGAAGCCGCTCACGCGCATTTCCGCAGAGTCCCCATCTCGCTCTCCATCGACCGCAGGACGGTATGGCTTCCGGCAAGGTTGGCGGGCAGGCGGGCGACCGACATGGCGTCCACGCTTCCCGACCGGGCAGTCTCGCCGCCGGTCTTCGTGGTGCCCGCGTCCCCGGAGGTCGTGTCGGAGGCATCGAGCGCGTCGGTGTCGGGCGCGCTCGACTTGCCCTTCGTCTTGCCTTCCATGAAGTGCCAGGCCACCAGGCCCGGAACGCCGACCATGAGATCGGCCAGCCGCTTCACCAGGGAGAGCGCCAGGGCGGCCTCGGCGGGAATGTCGAAGACGGCGCAGAGGGCGATGAGTCCGCCTTCCTGGGCACCGAGGGCACCGGGGACCGCGAAGGCCGCGCCGCGCACGGCCTGGGCCAAGCTCTCGATCACGATCGCCTCGGCGACGCTGACCGGATAGCCCATGAAGTGAAGTGCCACGTAGACCTCGGCCGCGCCGATGATCCAGCCGATCATGTGCACGCCCATGGCGCCGACGACCCGCTTGGGCGAGGAATAAAGTCGGCGGAGATTGTCGTAGAGCACGTCCACGGCGCCGAGCGCCCGCCATTCGCGCGCGGCGGCGAAGCGGTTCAGCAGGGCCTGGATGATCCGGTGGCCGCTGCGGCGCTGGATCAGGAAGAAGGCGCCGAGCGCCGGGGCGGCGATGGCGAGGCCGCCGGCGACGGTGCGCACGACCGGGCCGTCGCCGTGCAGCCAGGCGAGAAGGGCGACGCCGCCGACCGTGAAGAGGAACTGGGTGACGGCCTGGGTCATCAGGTCGACGAACATGCTGGCCCCGGCGAGGCCGCCGGACAGGCCGCGCTGCGCCAACAGCCGGGCGCCGACGAAGTCTCCGCCGACGGTCGCCACGGGAAGGAGCGTGTTGATGCCCTCGCGCACGAAGCGCAGGGAGACGCAATCCCACAGGCTCGGCCGTTCGGACCGGGGGAACACCGCGAACCAGCCAAGGCCGGCCCAGCCCACGGCGGCGGCGCGCGCCACCACGACGAGGGCGGCGCCCCAGCCGGCGCTCACGACCGCGGCCGCCACGTCATCCAATCCCGATGACAAGAACAAGCCTGCAACCGTGCAGAGGCCGACGATGAGGGCCAATGTCGTCAGACGCTTCATGATCCCCCTTCGACCGTCGGCGCGGACGATTTTTTTAGAGAAATTCACCGCCGCCCGGACGAAAAACCATCCGGAAAACGTTGGCATCATCGGAAGTTGCAGCTTTGGATTTCGTTGTCTATCACCCGATAGACACAGTGCGGTCCAAAGCGGCGCAGGGGCCAAGCCCCGAAGAAACAGCCGTATTAAAGGCTCACAAGGGACGAGTGATGGACCGCGAAGTTTTCACCACGGCGCAGGACGCCGTGTTCGCTGACGCGCAGATCGACACCTACGACACCGGCTCGGCCAGCTATCGCGCCCCCCCCGCCCCGCAATCGCCGGTCATGGCCTGGAACGAGTGGGACCCGCTCGAAGAGGTGATCGTCGGCAGCCTCGACGGCGCGACCATCCCGTCCCACCACCTCACCGTGATCTTCAATCTGCCGCGCGCCGCGCAGCCGTTCTACCGGCTTGCCGCGGGCTTCCGCTATCCGGCGTTCATGAAGAAGCTCGCGCAGAAGGAGCTCGACAACTTTATCACGATCCTCGCCGGCGAGGGCGTGAAGATCCGCCGGCCGGACACGATCGATTTCTCGCGCAAGTACAAGGCCCCGCGCTGGTCGTCGCGCGGGTTCTGCGTCGCCTGCCCGCGCGACCCGTATCTCGTCATCGGCGACGAGATCATCGAGAGCCCGATGTGCTGGCGCTCGCGCTATTTCGAGGGCGACGCCTACCGCTCGCTGTTCAAGGAATATTTCCGCAACGGCGCGCGCTGGACCTCGGCGCCGCGGCCCCAGCTTACCGACGAGCTCTATAATTACGATTACCGAGTGCCGAACCTGAAGGCCGGTGAGCCAATGCAGTTCACCGTCAACGAGTTCGAGCCGGTCTTCGATGCCGCCGACTTCGTCCGGTGCGGCCGCGACCTCTTCGTCACCCGCTCCAACGTGACGAACCTCATGGGCATCGAGTGGCTGCGCCGCCATCTCGGTCCGGGCTTCCGCATCCACGAGATCGAGAGCCGCTGCCCGCAGCCGATGCACATCGACTCGTCCTTCATGCCGCTGGCGCCGGGCAAGGTCCTGGTCAACCCGGATTACATCGACGTCGAGAAGCTCCCCGCCGTGCTGAAGACCTGGGACGTGCTGATCGCGCCCCGCCCCGACCCGGTGGACGGCTTCATGAGCAAGATCTCGATGTGCTCGCCCTGGACCTCGATCAACGTACTCGCCATCGACGAGAAGAAGATCGTCGTCGACGCGAGCCAGCCGACCCTGATCAAGGCCCTGAAGGATTGGGGCTTCGATCCGATCCCGGCCCCGTTCCTGTCCTACGGGCCGTTCGGCGGCTCCTTCCATTGCGCCACCCTCGACGTGCGCCGCCGGGGTGTCCTGAAATCCTATTTCTAGGCCCCGCTCCGGTACGGAGACGCCACCTCTCGGAATAGCTGCTGTCCGGGAGGTGGCTGGACCCGCGTCCCGGAGGCGCTGTCCGGACGAGGATCGCGGAGACGCGAGGCTTCGTCGCGTCGGACACGGTCGTGGCGACCCGGTGTTCCTCCGTGTTTCCTCGGACACACCGGCTGGGAAACATCCCTGGCGCGCGGATTTCAGTGGGATGAATTAGGGAATTGTGTCCACAACCGACGTCATGGACACAATGCCTCCGACACCCCGATCGCATCTTGGTCAACGCAACCGCACGGCTTCCGCCGGCGCGGCGCTCGCGTTGTCGGCCTGTCTCGCATCCGGGACCGGCGCCCACGCCGCCGACCTCATGGAGGTGCAGCGGCCCCCGA belongs to Methylobacterium sp. 77 and includes:
- a CDS encoding amidinotransferase, with product MDREVFTTAQDAVFADAQIDTYDTGSASYRAPPAPQSPVMAWNEWDPLEEVIVGSLDGATIPSHHLTVIFNLPRAAQPFYRLAAGFRYPAFMKKLAQKELDNFITILAGEGVKIRRPDTIDFSRKYKAPRWSSRGFCVACPRDPYLVIGDEIIESPMCWRSRYFEGDAYRSLFKEYFRNGARWTSAPRPQLTDELYNYDYRVPNLKAGEPMQFTVNEFEPVFDAADFVRCGRDLFVTRSNVTNLMGIEWLRRHLGPGFRIHEIESRCPQPMHIDSSFMPLAPGKVLVNPDYIDVEKLPAVLKTWDVLIAPRPDPVDGFMSKISMCSPWTSINVLAIDEKKIVVDASQPTLIKALKDWGFDPIPAPFLSYGPFGGSFHCATLDVRRRGVLKSYF